The following coding sequences lie in one Chelonia mydas isolate rCheMyd1 chromosome 6, rCheMyd1.pri.v2, whole genome shotgun sequence genomic window:
- the LOC102941991 gene encoding zinc finger and SCAN domain-containing protein 2, with amino-acid sequence MEENPHKCSDCRKSFKQSSTLRRHQRTHTGERPYKCLQCGKSFADSSNLLRHQRSHTGERPYTCAQCGKSFGHSATLIKHSRTHTGERPYRCDECGKSFSESSKLLEHERIHTGLKPYKCPICGKVFCHSSSLTNHQRVHTGERPYKCPECEKTFGRRSMLIRHMRIHTGERPYKCLQCGKAFAVLSVLIQHERIHTGEKPHKCAHCGKCFSDPSVLTRHERIHTGERPYKCVHCGKGFSQSSTHAQHLRTHTGERPYRCDECGKSFSVSSSLVVHQRIHTGERPYKCPHCGKSFSGWPNFSRHLRTHAQE; translated from the coding sequence ACAGGGGAGCGACCCTACAAATGCCTccagtgcgggaagagctttgCGGACAGCTCCAACCTCCTTCGCCATCAGAGGAGCCACACGGGGGAGCGACCCTACACGTGTGCccagtgtgggaagagcttcgGGCACAGCGCGACCCTGATCAAGCATTCCAGGACCCACACGGGCGAGAGGCCCTACAGGTGTGatgagtgcgggaagagcttctcGGAGAGCTCCAAGCTCCTAGAGCACGAGAGGATCCACACAGGCTTGAAACCCTACAAATGCCCTATCTGTGGGAAAGTGTTTTGCCACAGCTCCTCGCTGACCAATCATCAGCGGGTCCACACGGgtgagagaccctataaatgccccgAGTGCGAGAAGACTTTTGGACGCCGCTCCATGCTCATTCGACACAtgaggatccacacaggggaaCGACCTTACAAATGCCTCCAGTGCGGGAAGGCCTTTGCCGTTCTCTCAGTCCTGATCCAGCATGAGCGGATCCACACGGGGGAGAAACCCCACAAATGCGCCCACTGCGGGAAGTGTTTCAGCGATCCCTCCGTCCTGACCCGGCATGAGCGCATCCACACTGGCGAGCGACCCTACAAGTGTGTCCATTGCGGGAAGGGCTTTAGTCAGAGCTCCACCCATGCCCAGCATCTGAGaacccacaccggggagcggccctatAGATGTGAtgagtgtgggaagagcttcagtgTGAGTTCCAGCCTTGTTGtccatcagaggatccacacaggagagagaccctataaatgtcCCCACTGTGGGAAGAGCTTTAGTGGCTGGCCAAATTTTAGCAGGCATCTGAGGACCCACGCCCAGGAGTAA